The DNA window TACTAGATCGTCGACGCTCATTCCCGACTGAAGCCTCATGTGTTTGACATTTCTCAATGGTTTCACCGCTTTGCAGTCACAAACAATAACCAGACACGTGAAAATAACTTATCCGTTTGCTTGAGCCTTAGGCAAGAGAGCCTAAACTTTAGGTTTTAGCTCGTTGAATTTTGATTCTTCCCATGATCCGCCAATATTCAACTTCTATGCCGTTCGCCAAGCGACCTTTCAGGTCCTGTTCCTCAGGCAACGGTGCCTCAAACACTTCATAACCTTCCAAATCCATAAGCTGAACCGCATTGGGCAACAACGCCAGCACCTGCCCACTGCGCTTCTCTATCAGTGGCACCTCAACCTGTGAATCTGTAGGCTTGACAAAACTCCGCTTGACTCCGTCAAAAACGCCTAAAGCCACGACTCTTGCCTTGGTTGCGCCATGCTTTCCAGGCTTGGACTTGGTGTAATCAACGATGCGGCACGGCTCATTGTCAACCATCACATAACTACCGACTTTAATGGCGCCCAGCTCAACAGGTTTGCTCAACTCAATTCGCCTTCAAGCGGCTTCGTAGACAAGCTTTTACAACAATGATTTTATAGTGTTAATTAACTTATCGCTAAGTATCCCGCTGTTGCGAGGCACACTCGTGTTCCAAACTGTAGGCATCGTCAGTAAGCTCGACCGTAAACAAGCTCTACAGTTAGCTAACGCCATTACAGACGTTTTACACGCTAAGAGACTCCATGTTCAACTTGAAACAAACCTCGCAAAACACCTGAAAAAACCCGCCCTAGCCACACCGCTGGAAAAAATGAAAACCGACTTGATAATCACAATCGGCGGCGACGGCACCATTCTCAGAACCTGCCTCAAACTCCCCAAACCTGAACCCCCTATACTAGCCATCAACATGGGAGCAAGAGGCTTCCTAGCCGAAGTAGCGCCCAAAGACGCTCTCGCAGCCATAAACCAAACTTTGAAAGGCAAGTACAGGCTAGAACGAACCACGAAACTAGCCTCTTACCTGGGCAAAAAGCGCTTACCCGACGCTTTAAACGAGGTTTCAATCACTTCGCTGGCGCCCGCGAAACTCCTTAGAATGCGCATATGGAAAAACAGCGAGTTGATCGGAGAATGCCAATCCGACGGCGCCGTGGTCGCGTCGCAAACAGGCTCCACAGGCTACTCTCTATCAGCAGGTGGACCTGTCATTGATCCGGATGTCTCAGCCTTCGTGTTTACGCCAATTGCGCCGCTCACGGTATTTCACCCCATTGTTTTCTCAGCAAAATCCACAGTTCATGTTGAACTTCAAAAATCCCGAAAAGCCGTAGTCGTCATCGACGGCCATTTTCCAATTGAAACAACACCTGAGCTATCACGCGTAACGATTACAAAGTCGGAAAACGAAACATCTTTTATACGGTTTACAGGCGACTTTTATCATAGGTTGAAGGGGCGTCTTCTTTTTTCTGAGGGGCGGAGACGGTGACATTTCGACGTAGCACGGGCAAAAGGGTCCTTGTCTTAGACACATCTGCCTTCATCGCTGGATTCGACCCGTTTGCCGTGCGCGACTCCGTGTTCACTGTGCCCGCTGTGAGACAGGAACTCGCATCAAACTCAATGATTTTCACAAGATTCACGACAGCCGTTGAGAGCGGCAAACTGGAAGTGAAATCGCCTGCCGAAGATTCTCTTAGTGAAGTTGACAAGTCATCTAAAGCTGTTGGCGATGTACGCTTTCTGTCAGAGGTCGACAAGCAGGTTTTGGCTTTGGCGTCTGAGCTCAAGCATCAAGGCGAGAACCCGTTGGTTGTCACTGACGATTACTCGATTCAGAATGTGGCCAATCAAATGGGCTTGGAATTTGCCGCTCTCTTGACTTTTGGAATCCGGCACCGCTTCCACTGGATGATTTACTGCCCTGCCTGCCACCGCGAGTACCCAACGGATTCCAAACTGAAAACTTGTGAGACGTGTGGCACAGAGCTGAAGAGAAAACCGTTAAGAAAAACTCCACTGCGAAAATAGCGAGAAGCAGGAAGCACCTTGACCGAACGCAAAACCGTATATTTCGAAAAACCGGGCAAAGAGAACACCGAAGCCCTATTGAAAGCTGTAAAAGATTACGCTGAAGCTGCGGGCGTGAAAGACATAGTGGTTGCTTCCACACGGGGTGAAACCGGCGCAGCCGCAGCCAAGTTGCTCAAAGGCTACAACGTAGTTGTGGTCACGCATAACACTGGTTTTTCGGAACCAGGCGTGCAACAACTGAAAGAGGAATACCGCAGACAAATCATCGAAAACGGAGCCAAGATCTTTACTGGCACACACGCTTTGAGCAGCGCTGAAAGAGCGGTGCGCAAAGTATTCGGTACTGTGCAGCCGCTTGAGTTGATGGCGAACACCCTGCGGCTGATGGGAGAGGGCACTAAAGTGTGCGTGGAAATCACGTTGATGGCAGCTGACGCCGGGCTTATCCCTGTTGACAGAGATATCATTGCCGTTGCTGGAACAGGTCAAGGCGCCGACACTGCCTTGCTTATAAAACCTGCAAATGCAGCCAGATTCTTTGACTTGAGAATAAGGGAGATAATCGCTAAGCCCAGAGACTTCTAAACCTGCCCGCTGTCTCTCTTGCTAAAATACACGATATCCCTGAGCTCCTTGTAGCCACATTTCCTGAACAGTTGCATCGAGCCCGTGTTGCCCTCTTCAATTAACGCGCAGAATATTCTCATACCATGCGTTCGCAGAACTTTTTCAGCTTCGTTGATCAATGCGCTTGCTACTCCTTGTCGTCTGAAGTCGGGGTCTACTGCTAAGCGGTTGATCCAGCCTCTTCTGCCATCATTCGAAGCGATCACAGCTCCCACCAGCCGATTGCCCTCAAAAGCCCCCATAAAAAAATCTGGATTCTCTTCCATCTGAGCCTGAATAGCATCCTTTCGGTCTCTTCCCTCAGGCCTGTAAGATAAGCCGGCTTTTTGCCACAATGCTACAATTAGGTCGTGGTCAGAAATGGTCAGATTACGGGTCTTCAACTGAACAGGCTCCTTTTCTCAGTTCTCACGTCTTGGTTCTTTGGGCTTTTAGTGTTTCAAGAGCCGCCGCGATAGCTCCGTATTCAGCTGATAGCTTGTCATCTCCGCTTCCAATAAC is part of the Candidatus Bathyarchaeia archaeon genome and encodes:
- a CDS encoding pyruvate kinase alpha/beta domain-containing protein; its protein translation is MTERKTVYFEKPGKENTEALLKAVKDYAEAAGVKDIVVASTRGETGAAAAKLLKGYNVVVVTHNTGFSEPGVQQLKEEYRRQIIENGAKIFTGTHALSSAERAVRKVFGTVQPLELMANTLRLMGEGTKVCVEITLMAADAGLIPVDRDIIAVAGTGQGADTALLIKPANAARFFDLRIREIIAKPRDF
- a CDS encoding GNAT family N-acetyltransferase — its product is MKTRNLTISDHDLIVALWQKAGLSYRPEGRDRKDAIQAQMEENPDFFMGAFEGNRLVGAVIASNDGRRGWINRLAVDPDFRRQGVASALINEAEKVLRTHGMRIFCALIEEGNTGSMQLFRKCGYKELRDIVYFSKRDSGQV
- a CDS encoding NAD(+)/NADH kinase, whose product is MFQTVGIVSKLDRKQALQLANAITDVLHAKRLHVQLETNLAKHLKKPALATPLEKMKTDLIITIGGDGTILRTCLKLPKPEPPILAINMGARGFLAEVAPKDALAAINQTLKGKYRLERTTKLASYLGKKRLPDALNEVSITSLAPAKLLRMRIWKNSELIGECQSDGAVVASQTGSTGYSLSAGGPVIDPDVSAFVFTPIAPLTVFHPIVFSAKSTVHVELQKSRKAVVVIDGHFPIETTPELSRVTITKSENETSFIRFTGDFYHRLKGRLLFSEGRRR
- a CDS encoding translation initiation factor IF-5A gives rise to the protein MSKPVELGAIKVGSYVMVDNEPCRIVDYTKSKPGKHGATKARVVALGVFDGVKRSFVKPTDSQVEVPLIEKRSGQVLALLPNAVQLMDLEGYEVFEAPLPEEQDLKGRLANGIEVEYWRIMGRIKIQRAKT